A part of Patagioenas fasciata isolate bPatFas1 chromosome 28, bPatFas1.hap1, whole genome shotgun sequence genomic DNA contains:
- the LOC139825453 gene encoding dynein axonemal heavy chain 9-like isoform X1 — translation MLIGQLSKGDRQKIMTICTIDVHARDVVAKMIAQKVDNAQAFIWLSQLRHRWSDEERHCFANICDAQFLYSYEYLGNTPRLVITPLTDRCYITLTQSLHLTMSGAPAGPAGTGKTETTKDLGRALGIMVYVFNCSEQMDYKSCGNIYKGLSQTGAWGCFDEFNRISVEVLSVVAVQVKSVQDAIREKKKSFHFLGEDINLVPSVGIFITMNPGYAGRTELPENLKALFRPCAMVVPDFELICEIMLVAEGFIEARVLARKFITLYQLCKELLSKQDHYDWGLRAIKSVLVVAGSLKRDDPERPEDQVLMRSLRDFNIPKIVTDDVPVFMGLIGDLFPAVDVPRKRDLNFESFVRQAVLDLRLQAEDNFVLKVVQLEELLTVRHSVFVVGNAGTGKSQVMRSLNRTYQIMKRRPVWADLNPKAVTNDELFGIINPATREWKDGLFSSIMRELANITHDGPKWMVLDGDIDPMWIESLNTVTDDNKVLTLASNERIPLNPTMRLVFEISHLRTATPATVSRAGILYINPSDLGWNPPVSSWIDRREIQSERANLTVLFDKYLPICLDTLRTRFKKIIPIPEQSMVQMLCYLLECLLAEENTPPDCPKELYELYFVFAAVWAFGGSMFRDQLVDYRVEFSRWWVAEFKTIKFPSQGTVFDFYIDPETKKFEPWSKLIPQFEFDPEMPLQACLVPTTETVRVRYFMDRLLERRRPVMLVGNAGTGKSVLVGDKLCSLDTDAYVVKKVPFNYYATSAMLQGMLEKPLEKKAGRNYGPPGTKKLVYFIDDLNMPEVDAYGTVQPHTLIRQHLDYGHWWLEPHILLFHIYFPRGC, via the exons atgctgatcgggcagctctccaagggcgacagacagaaaatcatgaccatttgcaccatcgacgtgcatgctcgggatgtggtggcaaagatgatagcacagaag gtggacaatgcccaggccttcatttggctgtcacagctccggcacagatggtcagatgaggaacggcactgctttgccaacatctgtgacgcccagttcctgtactcctatgaataccttggcaatacccctcggcttgtgatcactccgctgaccgacag atgttacatcaccctgacccagtcactgcacctgaccatgagcggagcacctgcaggccctgcgggcactggcaagacggagactacgaaagatttggggcgagccctgggcatcatggtgtacgtgtttaactgctccgagcagatggactacaag tcttgtgggaatatttacaaaggcctttcccagacgggagcctggggctgttttgatgaatttaacaggatctcagttgaggtcctttctgtggttgctgtacag gtgaagagcgtgcaggatgcaatacgggagaagaagaaatccttccattttcttggagaagacatcaacttagtaccatcagtaggcattttcatcaccatgaaccctggttacgcagggcgaacagagctacctgagaatttaaaagctctcttcag gccgtgtgcgatggttgtgccagactttgagctgatctgtgaaattatgttggtggctgagggattcatcgaggcccgggtgttagccaggaagttcattactctctaccaactctgcaaagagctcctgtccaagcag gatcactacgactggggcttgcgtgccattaagtcagtgctagttgttgctggctccctcaagcgagatgacccagagcgacccgaagaccaggttctgatgcgctctcttcgtgacttcaacatccccaagattgtgacggatgatgtgccggtgtttatggggctgattggggatctattccctgcagtggatgtgcctcggaagcgtgacctgaattttgagtcgtttgtgaggcaggctgtgctggacctccggctgcaggctgaggacaactttgtgctcaaa gtggtgcagctggaggagttgctgacggtccggcactctgtcttcgtggtgggtaacgcgggcacgggcaagtctcaggtgatgagatccctgaacaggacttaccagataatgaagcgacgtcctgtctgggcagacctcaaccccaaggcagtcaccaatgatgagctctttggcatcattaacccagcaacaagagaatggaaagacg gcctgttttcatcaatcatgcgagagctggccaacatcacgcatgacggtcccaagtggatggtactagatggagatattgatccaatgtggattgagtctcttaatactgtgacggatgataataag gtgctgaccctggcgagcaatgagagaatccctctgaacccaacgatgcggttggtgtttgagatcagccacctgcgcacagccaccccagcaaccgtgtcccgagcgg ggatcctgtacatcaacccgtcggatctgggctggaatcctccagtgagcagctggatcgacaggcgagagatccagtccgaaagagccaacctgaccgttttgtttgataagtacctgcccatttgcctggacaccctcagaacaag atttaagaagattattcccattcctgaacagagtatggttcagatgttgtgctacctccttgaatgtctcctggcagaggagaacacacctcctgactgtcccaaggagctttatgaactttactttgtctttgctgccgtctgggcctttggtggatcaatgtttcgagatcag cttgtggactacagagtggagttcagcaggtggtgggtggcagaattcaagactatcaagtttccctctcagggcacagtctttgacttctacattgatccagaaacgaagaagtttgaaccttggtctaaacttattcctcagtttgaatttgatccagaaatgcccttacag gcttgcctggtgcccaccaccgagacggtccgtgtgcggtacttcatggacaggctcctggagcgccggcgccccgtgatgctggtgggcaacgccggcacggggaagtctgtgctggtgggggacaagctctgctcactggatacagacgcctatgtggtgaagaaggtcccgtttaactactacgccacctctgccatgctgcaag gtatgcttgagaaacctctggagaaaaaggctggtaggaattatggccctccaggtaccaagaagctcgtgtacttcattgatgatctcaacatgcccgaggtggacgcttacgggacagtgcagccccatacgctgatccggcagcacctggactacggccactg gtggctggaaccgcacatcttgcttttccacatttactttccaagaggctgctga
- the LOC139825453 gene encoding dynein axonemal heavy chain 9-like isoform X2, whose product MLIGQLSKGDRQKIMTICTIDVHARDVVAKMIAQKVDNAQAFIWLSQLRHRWSDEERHCFANICDAQFLYSYEYLGNTPRLVITPLTDRCYITLTQSLHLTMSGAPAGPAGTGKTETTKDLGRALGIMVYVFNCSEQMDYKSCGNIYKGLSQTGAWGCFDEFNRISVEVLSVVAVQVKSVQDAIREKKKSFHFLGEDINLVPSVGIFITMNPGYAGRTELPENLKALFRPCAMVVPDFELICEIMLVAEGFIEARVLARKFITLYQLCKELLSKQDHYDWGLRAIKSVLVVAGSLKRDDPERPEDQVLMRSLRDFNIPKIVTDDVPVFMGLIGDLFPAVDVPRKRDLNFESFVRQAVLDLRLQAEDNFVLKVVQLEELLTVRHSVFVVGNAGTGKSQVMRSLNRTYQIMKRRPVWADLNPKAVTNDELFGIINPATREWKDGLFSSIMRELANITHDGPKWMVLDGDIDPMWIESLNTVTDDNKVLTLASNERIPLNPTMRLVFEISHLRTATPATVSRAGILYINPSDLGWNPPVSSWIDRREIQSERANLTVLFDKYLPICLDTLRTRFKKIIPIPEQSMVQMLCYLLECLLAEENTPPDCPKELYELYFVFAAVWAFGGSMFRDQLVDYRVEFSRWWVAEFKTIKFPSQGTVFDFYIDPETKKFEPWSKLIPQFEFDPEMPLQACLVPTTETVRVRYFMDRLLERRRPVMLVGNAGTGKSVLVGDKLCSLDTDAYVVKKVPFNYYATSAMLQGMLEKPLEKKAGRNYGPPGTKKLVYFIDDLNMPEVDAYGTVQPHTLIRQHLDYGHW is encoded by the exons atgctgatcgggcagctctccaagggcgacagacagaaaatcatgaccatttgcaccatcgacgtgcatgctcgggatgtggtggcaaagatgatagcacagaag gtggacaatgcccaggccttcatttggctgtcacagctccggcacagatggtcagatgaggaacggcactgctttgccaacatctgtgacgcccagttcctgtactcctatgaataccttggcaatacccctcggcttgtgatcactccgctgaccgacag atgttacatcaccctgacccagtcactgcacctgaccatgagcggagcacctgcaggccctgcgggcactggcaagacggagactacgaaagatttggggcgagccctgggcatcatggtgtacgtgtttaactgctccgagcagatggactacaag tcttgtgggaatatttacaaaggcctttcccagacgggagcctggggctgttttgatgaatttaacaggatctcagttgaggtcctttctgtggttgctgtacag gtgaagagcgtgcaggatgcaatacgggagaagaagaaatccttccattttcttggagaagacatcaacttagtaccatcagtaggcattttcatcaccatgaaccctggttacgcagggcgaacagagctacctgagaatttaaaagctctcttcag gccgtgtgcgatggttgtgccagactttgagctgatctgtgaaattatgttggtggctgagggattcatcgaggcccgggtgttagccaggaagttcattactctctaccaactctgcaaagagctcctgtccaagcag gatcactacgactggggcttgcgtgccattaagtcagtgctagttgttgctggctccctcaagcgagatgacccagagcgacccgaagaccaggttctgatgcgctctcttcgtgacttcaacatccccaagattgtgacggatgatgtgccggtgtttatggggctgattggggatctattccctgcagtggatgtgcctcggaagcgtgacctgaattttgagtcgtttgtgaggcaggctgtgctggacctccggctgcaggctgaggacaactttgtgctcaaa gtggtgcagctggaggagttgctgacggtccggcactctgtcttcgtggtgggtaacgcgggcacgggcaagtctcaggtgatgagatccctgaacaggacttaccagataatgaagcgacgtcctgtctgggcagacctcaaccccaaggcagtcaccaatgatgagctctttggcatcattaacccagcaacaagagaatggaaagacg gcctgttttcatcaatcatgcgagagctggccaacatcacgcatgacggtcccaagtggatggtactagatggagatattgatccaatgtggattgagtctcttaatactgtgacggatgataataag gtgctgaccctggcgagcaatgagagaatccctctgaacccaacgatgcggttggtgtttgagatcagccacctgcgcacagccaccccagcaaccgtgtcccgagcgg ggatcctgtacatcaacccgtcggatctgggctggaatcctccagtgagcagctggatcgacaggcgagagatccagtccgaaagagccaacctgaccgttttgtttgataagtacctgcccatttgcctggacaccctcagaacaag atttaagaagattattcccattcctgaacagagtatggttcagatgttgtgctacctccttgaatgtctcctggcagaggagaacacacctcctgactgtcccaaggagctttatgaactttactttgtctttgctgccgtctgggcctttggtggatcaatgtttcgagatcag cttgtggactacagagtggagttcagcaggtggtgggtggcagaattcaagactatcaagtttccctctcagggcacagtctttgacttctacattgatccagaaacgaagaagtttgaaccttggtctaaacttattcctcagtttgaatttgatccagaaatgcccttacag gcttgcctggtgcccaccaccgagacggtccgtgtgcggtacttcatggacaggctcctggagcgccggcgccccgtgatgctggtgggcaacgccggcacggggaagtctgtgctggtgggggacaagctctgctcactggatacagacgcctatgtggtgaagaaggtcccgtttaactactacgccacctctgccatgctgcaag gtatgcttgagaaacctctggagaaaaaggctggtaggaattatggccctccaggtaccaagaagctcgtgtacttcattgatgatctcaacatgcccgaggtggacgcttacgggacagtgcagccccatacgctgatccggcagcacctggactacggccactg gtga
- the LOC139825453 gene encoding dynein axonemal heavy chain 9-like isoform X4, which yields MLIGQLSKGDRQKIMTICTIDVHARDVVAKMIAQKVDNAQAFIWLSQLRHRWSDEERHCFANICDAQFLYSYEYLGNTPRLVITPLTDRCYITLTQSLHLTMSGAPAGPAGTGKTETTKDLGRALGIMVYVFNCSEQMDYKSCGNIYKGLSQTGAWGCFDEFNRISVEVLSVVAVQVKSVQDAIREKKKSFHFLGEDINLVPSVGIFITMNPGYAGRTELPENLKALFRPCAMVVPDFELICEIMLVAEGFIEARVLARKFITLYQLCKELLSKQDHYDWGLRAIKSVLVVAGSLKRDDPERPEDQVLMRSLRDFNIPKIVTDDVPVFMGLIGDLFPAVDVPRKRDLNFESFVRQAVLDLRLQAEDNFVLKVVQLEELLTVRHSVFVVGNAGTGKSQVMRSLNRTYQIMKRRPVWADLNPKAVTNDELFGIINPATREWKDGLFSSIMRELANITHDGPKWMVLDGDIDPMWIESLNTVTDDNKVLTLASNERIPLNPTMRLVFEISHLRTATPATVSRAGILYINPSDLGWNPPVSSWIDRREIQSERANLTVLFDKYLPICLDTLRTRFKKIIPIPEQSMVQMLCYLLECLLAEENTPPDCPKELYELYFVFAAVWAFGGSMFRDQLVDYRVEFSRWWVAEFKTIKFPSQGTVFDFYIDPETKKFEPWSKLIPQFEFDPEMPLQACLVPTTETVRVRYFMDRLLERRRPVMLVGNAGTGKSVLVGDKLCSLDTDAYVVKKVPFNYYATSAMLQGMLEKPLEKKAGRNYGPPGTKKLVYFIDDLNMPEVDAYGTVQPHTLIRQHLDYGH from the exons atgctgatcgggcagctctccaagggcgacagacagaaaatcatgaccatttgcaccatcgacgtgcatgctcgggatgtggtggcaaagatgatagcacagaag gtggacaatgcccaggccttcatttggctgtcacagctccggcacagatggtcagatgaggaacggcactgctttgccaacatctgtgacgcccagttcctgtactcctatgaataccttggcaatacccctcggcttgtgatcactccgctgaccgacag atgttacatcaccctgacccagtcactgcacctgaccatgagcggagcacctgcaggccctgcgggcactggcaagacggagactacgaaagatttggggcgagccctgggcatcatggtgtacgtgtttaactgctccgagcagatggactacaag tcttgtgggaatatttacaaaggcctttcccagacgggagcctggggctgttttgatgaatttaacaggatctcagttgaggtcctttctgtggttgctgtacag gtgaagagcgtgcaggatgcaatacgggagaagaagaaatccttccattttcttggagaagacatcaacttagtaccatcagtaggcattttcatcaccatgaaccctggttacgcagggcgaacagagctacctgagaatttaaaagctctcttcag gccgtgtgcgatggttgtgccagactttgagctgatctgtgaaattatgttggtggctgagggattcatcgaggcccgggtgttagccaggaagttcattactctctaccaactctgcaaagagctcctgtccaagcag gatcactacgactggggcttgcgtgccattaagtcagtgctagttgttgctggctccctcaagcgagatgacccagagcgacccgaagaccaggttctgatgcgctctcttcgtgacttcaacatccccaagattgtgacggatgatgtgccggtgtttatggggctgattggggatctattccctgcagtggatgtgcctcggaagcgtgacctgaattttgagtcgtttgtgaggcaggctgtgctggacctccggctgcaggctgaggacaactttgtgctcaaa gtggtgcagctggaggagttgctgacggtccggcactctgtcttcgtggtgggtaacgcgggcacgggcaagtctcaggtgatgagatccctgaacaggacttaccagataatgaagcgacgtcctgtctgggcagacctcaaccccaaggcagtcaccaatgatgagctctttggcatcattaacccagcaacaagagaatggaaagacg gcctgttttcatcaatcatgcgagagctggccaacatcacgcatgacggtcccaagtggatggtactagatggagatattgatccaatgtggattgagtctcttaatactgtgacggatgataataag gtgctgaccctggcgagcaatgagagaatccctctgaacccaacgatgcggttggtgtttgagatcagccacctgcgcacagccaccccagcaaccgtgtcccgagcgg ggatcctgtacatcaacccgtcggatctgggctggaatcctccagtgagcagctggatcgacaggcgagagatccagtccgaaagagccaacctgaccgttttgtttgataagtacctgcccatttgcctggacaccctcagaacaag atttaagaagattattcccattcctgaacagagtatggttcagatgttgtgctacctccttgaatgtctcctggcagaggagaacacacctcctgactgtcccaaggagctttatgaactttactttgtctttgctgccgtctgggcctttggtggatcaatgtttcgagatcag cttgtggactacagagtggagttcagcaggtggtgggtggcagaattcaagactatcaagtttccctctcagggcacagtctttgacttctacattgatccagaaacgaagaagtttgaaccttggtctaaacttattcctcagtttgaatttgatccagaaatgcccttacag gcttgcctggtgcccaccaccgagacggtccgtgtgcggtacttcatggacaggctcctggagcgccggcgccccgtgatgctggtgggcaacgccggcacggggaagtctgtgctggtgggggacaagctctgctcactggatacagacgcctatgtggtgaagaaggtcccgtttaactactacgccacctctgccatgctgcaag gtatgcttgagaaacctctggagaaaaaggctggtaggaattatggccctccaggtaccaagaagctcgtgtacttcattgatgatctcaacatgcccgaggtggacgcttacgggacagtgcagccccatacgctgatccggcagcacctggactacggccactg a